From a region of the Zingiber officinale cultivar Zhangliang chromosome 4B, Zo_v1.1, whole genome shotgun sequence genome:
- the LOC121977023 gene encoding patellin-3-like, producing the protein MAQETRAESPEATVAAVEVVVAEVMASEKEVVGEQPVSVAEPASEVVKPVKNSALEVALAAEKAAEVEEKKAAAAEEVKAEGMLQAVSFKEESNLVSELEDPEKKALEELKLLVQAALANSEFSPPAPAKEKEAKAEGDAASVPEEDPLKTVAAEEGKVEGDSEKETAAKAVAAEEAEAGGESAPAPGEEVPKDVVAEAVKTEGGPSASAEEPPKAVATEEPLKSVAVEEPTAPTVEEKQKPPEAEEKSDDDGAKTVEAIEETVVPISAPPFAETETPAAEAPREEKEEEKVSPPSPEKVIIWGVPLLADERSDTVLLKFLRARDFKVKEAMAMLKNAVLWRKEFGIEALLEEDLGVPELEKVVFMHGVDKVNHPVCYNVYGEFQNKELYAAAFADKEKRHRFLRWRIQYLEKGIRNSLDFNPEGVSTMVQVTDLKNSIGLAKKELRQALDLLQDNYPEFAAKQVFINVPWWYLAFNRMISPFFTQRTKSKFVFAGPSKSAETLFKYIAPEQVPVQFGGLSKENDPDFSTADSVTEVAIKPSTKHVIQIPVSESSTIAWELRVLGSDVTYRAEFVPEAEDGYTIIVQKARKLIATDEPVVKGSFKIGEAGKVVLTVDNNTSKKKKLLYRYKTKSSADCS; encoded by the exons ATGGCCCAGGAGACCAGAGCCGAGTCGCCGGAGGCGACAGTGGCCGCCGTGGAGGTCGTCGTCGCTGAGGTGATGGCGTCGGAGAAGGAGGTGGTCGGTGAGCAGCCGGTATCGGTGGCTGAGCCTGCCTCTGAGGTGGTGAAGCCAGTAAAGAACTCGGCTTTGGAGGTCGCTCTTGCCGCGGAGAAAGCGGCCgaggtggaggagaagaaggcggcggcggcggaggaggtTAAGGCGGAAGGGATGCTGCAAGCTGTCTCCTTTAAGGAGGAGAGTAACCTTGTTTCGGAGCTCGAAGATCCTGAGAAGAAGGCGCTGGAGGAGCTCAAGCTGCTCGTCCAGGCTGCGCTCGCGAATAGCGAGTTCAGCCCTCCGGCTCCCGCCAAGGAGAAGGAGGCGAAGGCGGAAGGCGACGCTGCTTCTGTTCCTGAGGAGGATCCCCTGAAGACTGTGGCGGCGGAGGAGGGTAAAGTCGAAGGAGACTCTGAGAAAGAGACCGCCGCAAAGGCTGTAGCGGCAGAGGAGGCTGAAGCAGGGGGCGAATCTGCTCCTGCGCCTGGGGAGGAGGTCCCGAAAGATGTGGTGGCGGAGGCGGTCAAAACTGAGGGCGGACCCTCGGCCTCAGCAGAAGAGCCCCCGAAGGCCGTAGCAACAGAGGAGCCTCTGAAGTCTGTTGCGGTGGAGGAGCCGACCGCACCGACCGTGGAAGAAAAACAGAAGCCTCCGGAAGCAGAAGAGAAGTCGGATGACGACGGTGCTAAAACCGTCGAGGCCATAGAGGAAACCGTCGTTCCCATTTCTGCTCCTCCGTTCGCCGAGACCGAAACGCCGGCAGCAGAAGCTCCaagggaggagaaggaagaggaaaaAGTCTCACCGCCTTCGCCAGAGAAAGTCATCATCTGGGGAGTGCCACTCCTCGCCGACGAGAGGAGCGACACTGTCCTCCTTAAGTTCCTCCGCGCCAGGGACTTCAAGGTGAAGGAAGCCATGGCCATGCTCAAGAACGCCGTACTCTGGCGGAAGGAGTTTGGCATCGAGGCGCTCCTCGAAGAGGATCTCGGCGTCCCCGAGTTGGAGAAGGTGGTGTTCATGCACGGCGTCGACAAAGTGAACCACCCCGTCTGCTACAACGTGTATGGCGAGTTCCAAAACAAGGAGCTTTACGCCGCCGCCTTCGCCGACAAGGAGAAGAGGCACAGGTTCTTGAGGTGGAGAATTCAGTACTTGGAGAAGGGCATAAGGAACTCACTGGACTTCAATCCAGAAGGCGTTTCCACCATGGTCCAGGTCACCGACCTCAAGAACTCAATCGGCCTCGCGAAGAAGGAGCTCCGCCAAGCTCTCGACTTGCTCCAAGATAACTACCCCGAGTTCGCCGCCAAACAG GTGTTCATCAACGTCCCATGGTGGTACCTGGCTTTCAACAGGATGATCAGTCCATTCTTTACACAAAGAACAAAGAGCAAGTTTGTTTTCGCAGGGCCATCTAAATCAGCTGAGACCCTCTTCAA ATACATCGCTCCTGAGCAAGTTCCTGTTCAGTTTGGAGGCCTGAGCAAGGAGAATGACCCAGATTTCAGCACTGCTGATTCTGTTACAGAGGTCGCCATTAAGCCATCAACCAAGCATGTCATCCAAATTCCAGTCAGTGAG TCGAGCACCATTGCTTGGGAGCTCCGAGTTCTCGGCTCCGACGTGACTTACCGCGCTGAATTCGTGCCCGAGGCGGAGGATGGATACACGATCATCGTTCAGAAGGCGCGGAAGTTGATCGCGACCGACGAGCCAGTGGTGAAGGGCAGTTTCAAAATCGGCGAGGCCGGCAAAGTGGTTCTCACTGTGGACAACAACACctccaagaagaagaaactactCTACAGGTACAAGACCAAGAGCTCTGCGGATTGCTCTTAA